The stretch of DNA CATAATCGGAGCCACACTCCGGTACTTATTGGGTGTTTACTTCAGCCAGTGGTGGCTGAATGACTTTCCGCTAGCAACCTTTGTCACCAACGTGGTGGGGAGCTTTCTATTAGGCTGGTTCACCCATTTTCTGCCACGATTCAAATCGTTGCACCCGCATGTCATCACGGCCATGGGTACTGGATTGATCGGCTCGTTTACGACGTTTTCAACCTTTAGTGTGGAAACCGTTCACCTAATCGATGCATCGAAATGGGGCACTGCGATTCTATATGTACTCCTCAGTCTCTGGGGCGGCCTGTTGTTCTCGTGGCTCGGCTACCGCTTAGGATTGAAAAAGGATGCAGCAGTAGGCGGGGGTGTACGGTCATGATCACCAATATCTTATGGGTCGCATTCGGCGGTTTTTTCGGGGCGATGTCCCGTTACGGCGTGGGATTAGTTATAAAGAAAAAGTACCCTTCGGATTTTCCGTTCGCTACCCTATTTGTCAACCTATTGGGTTCGTTTTTGCTGGGACTCATCATGGGGGCGCATACAGATACTACGTTAAGATTGCTTCTAGGAACAGGCTTCATGGGGGCGTTTACGACGTTTTCCACGTTTAAATTAGAAAATATCCAGCTGCGTGCAAAAGGAAAAATAAGAATAGCCGTGCTGTACCTGGCAATCAGCTACACCTGCGGCATCTTACTCGCCTATCTCGGCATATGGCTTGGCAGCAAATAAAGGCAAACAATAAAGGGGACAGTCCCCCGGCGCTTTAGCGCAGCGGGGGACTGTCCCCAAAAAAAACTCAGTTATACACAGTATCAAATTTAAACGAATTGTAATTATGGAACTTATGACTGGCGTCGAAATAATCCATCGCCACCTGGAACGCCTTTTTCGCGCTATCCCAGAACACGAGCAAATTGATATCCTGCTTACCCGCGGCCAGTTCTTCCGCGCCAACTTCCGTGGTATCCCACTTAACGACCTTGAAATTCTTCGCGTCCGTCACCTTTATCGTATACAGCCAGTAATTCTCACCTTCGACACCAGTCAAATCATGATAGTTCGACCCCAGCTTCGACTTCAGTCCATCCTGGGTAACCCCTACATCAATCCAACTCTTCAGGTCATTCACAACCGAAACAACCGCTGCATTTCCGGAATTCGTCATCCGGCCATCATTCATCAAATAATACCCATCCACAAAATTTTGCCGCACCATCACACCATCACGCGGGCTCAAATAATACCAAGCGCCTGAAACCTGTCTCCAGCCTGCCGCACGCGCACCCGATCCATCAAAGTAATACCAGCTTGTCCCAATCGAGCGCCACCCCGTAGCCATTGCACCCTGTTGACCTAAATAATAACTACGTTTCCCAAGCTCGAGCCACCCCGTCTTCATCACACCATGCGTATCTAAGTAATACCAGGTGCCTGACACCAGCACCCATCCGGTCTTCATCGACCCGTGCGCATCGAGGTAGTACCACTTGCCACCATCCTTCACCCAGCCTGTCTGCATCACGCCATCTTTAGCGGCCAAATAGTACCAGGCACCCTTGTCGAGTACCCAACCGGTCTTCATTGCACCATCAACACCGTAAAAATGCCATTTTCCATCCTGAAGCACCCAGCCCGCGGGATTCTCATTTTCTTCCGCACCCACGACACTCGGAAACACATAAAGCAGCACGGCCCCAAGCAACACAACCATCAACTTCTTCATTTTTAGCAAATGAACCATCCTCTCGTTGGTATTACTTTGTCTTAACCTAAATATTAGGGCTGGGTCACTGTATTTCCTCCCAATACTTTTAGCCAAATTCCGCACAAGAATTTTCGCTAGAATCTAGCAAAATTAGCTATTTTTTTTTGAAAAAGACCCAATCCCCGTAATATGTATTCGTTAAAGTCTATATAGCGCACTTTAGGGGGATTTAAACATAAAAAAAGCCAACTTCCACAAATTATTCCAATAGGGCACATTGAAGCACAAAAAAAGCCAACCCGACATGATTGTTATGGGGTTGGCTCGGTATTTGTATTTTGACTTTTCGATAGAGTAGAGAAGTACTCAAATAATTGATTAATATAGTTGTTTAGCTCGAAACCATCCTCACTAGCAAACTCCGACAATAACAATTTGTTCTCATTCATTGGTTCGTCCCCCTCGATTACCTTGTTATCCCCATTCTTGCCAAACTATCAGTCTCTTATACAAGCAAAATGAGAATTTTTTAGATTTATTGTGCTCTACCGGGGGATACGCGCAGCTAATTGGCGGATGAGCCCTCGCAATTGCGGATAGGCGACCATATTTGGAAATTCAGACCATTTTCCAGGCTAGAATGCTCTACTAAAGTGGATTTTAAATTCCCTTTATATATAAAAAACCATTTATCAACCGCTTCTTGAACTTTATCGACCGGTTGAGTACAGATATCGACCACTTTTTGAGGTTTATCAACCACTTTTTGATACATATCAACTACTTTCAACCACATATCGACCACTTACTAAAATTCAGCTCAATCCCCACATAAAAAAAGCCATTCCCCGCACTTTTGGGACTGGCTCAACTCATTAATCTTTTACGCGTTACCCCGTCGGGGGACTGTCCCCGAATTTTTACCTTATTACCAAAATCTTCGTCCACCAACTCTCTAAAAACAACAAAAAAACTGGCCCCATTCAGAGCCAGTTTTGCTAAAAAATTAATAGAATCTCTTAAACCCATCCAAATGCGCTGTATAGTATGGGCTTTTTAAGGTGGAAATCATGATTCCGTGCGCTTCGTCGGCGTGGATGAACTGATCGCCGCCCAGGTAGATGCCCACGTGAGAGATGCCCTTTTTATACGTATTTTCAAAGAATACAAGATCCCCGGCCTTAGGTTGATCGACATAGTAGGCGCGGCTATAGAACCCTTCTGCCGAATAGCGGCCGATCTGCTTACCAGCCTGATTCGCTACATAATAGATAAAGCCACTGCAGTCAAAACCGGACAGGCTGCTGCCACCCCAAACATACTTAATTCCCATTAAGCTTTTTGCCGTATTAACCATATTCGTTGCAAAATCAGAAGACGGCGCAGGCGCAGGTGCACTACTCACTTTGCCACCTTTAACCTTCAATTTTTGCCCAACATAAATCATGTCAGAGGTTAAGCCGTTCAGCGATTTCAAATCCTGTACCGACATACCCGTTTGGACGGCGATTTTTCCGAGAGTATCGCCACTTTTAATAACATACTCACTTGTAGTCGACGGCTGAGTGACCACAGGAGGAGTCGTAGCTGGCGGCTTAGTAGGAGTTGAAACCGCGCCGGTCACCTTCAGTTTTTGTCCGACATAAATCATATCCGATTTCAAGTTATTCAGTGTCTTTAACTGCGCAACCGTCATCTTAAACTGAACACCAATCTTGCTCAAGCTGTCGCCGCTTTTAATCGTATACACATTAGTTGCCCCTTGCGTTGCTGGAGCTGGGGAAGATTTCGGTGCCGATGTTGGAGCCGGTTTCGGTGTTTGGGTCGGTGCAGGCTTCGGAACAGACACAGTACCTGTCCCTGGTGCAGAAACCTTCAACACTTGTCCCACATAAATAATCGTGTTATCTAGGTTGTTCCACTGCTTTAGCTCGTCGACCGTCACGTTATAACGATTCGCAATCTTGATCAGTGCATCACCCGACACAACGGTATACGTCGTCGTCTTTGGCGCCTGCACAGCGATGGGCTCGTTACTTACCTTCAGCACCTGATTGACGTAGATCATATCCGACTTCAAACCGTTCAATGTTTTCAAGCCACTCACACTAGTATGATATTTTGAGGCAATTTTTGATAGGCTATCGCCTTTTTGAACTTGGTATGTATCAGCAAGGGCAGAACCAGCAAAGAGTGTCGAAAAAAGCGCGGCTGTTGATAGAGTACGTACGATGGTTTTCTTCATCTAAAAAAATCACCTCATATAGTTTCATTTTTTTTATTAATTTTACCATAGTTTTCTAGTGTTTCGGGTAAAAAATTGCAAATACTGACATTAATTAGCGGAAAAATGATAGATTTCAGCATGAGAGGACAAAGTGACAGTTTTCGAACGCAAAAAAACCAGCTCCCGATAAGCCGGCTTCCTGTTGTATATATGAGGAGAAAATCAATTTTCCTTCGAAAGCTCCTCCCGATTAGGGGCAAGAGGGGGCTGTTCTAACCAGCCATATTTCACCATAATATTAAACCATTTCTTGGTGACCAGTATATTTTTCAAAATGACGCCTTCAAAGGCAACAACTAAATCCGACCGCATGGCAGATGCAAGTCCGGTTCCATGATAGGCTTGGGCAGCTTGGAATAAAAACCCGATATGATACATCATGAGTTTGTCGGAAAAAGGAGAGTTAGTAGAGGTGGTGACCTCCGTTTCCCATGATTTAGGCACAGGTAAATTATCTGCTTGCATGATTTTAGTAAACATTTTAATTTGGTCATCCGAGGTTTTCTCCGTGTCAGTGAGAAATTCCCTGACCAATTTATTTTGAGCTACCTGACCGAATGCAATCGCCAACGTTTTCGCCATAATACTCTTTTTCAGATTAAAAGAAATACTGATAATTTCAGTCGCGGTCAACCGCCGACCCTTACCGAAAAACCCGTCGGTAAAATCTTTGCTGTATATAAATTCAGTTTGCTTGTTTGGGTAAAACATAGGGTCTCTTTGAAAGCTTCCTTTTTCCAGCAAGAGTTCAATCGTTTGGTGATACATCCTTTTTGCGTCATTATCGCAGGAATCGTAAAATTCCCTTAAATCCTTACGAACGGAAACTCCTAAGGATGTGGTGTGTCCGAGCAATCCATGTAACGTCATGACGTGTAAATAATTTAAGCAAAATATATCGGTAAAAAGCCTCTCCGCACCTTTATTGAGATCTGTTTCAGTAAATCCTACCGGGAGAGGAAATCCTTCATTTTCAGTAAAAGTAACCAATTGTTTCTTTTGTTTCGCGAAGGTCAGAATGGCATCCTCAAAAACGGCTTTAATGTCTGCATCCTCAATAATGGTAACCATATATCTATTTACTGTATCTGTCATGGTCCCGTTTACATACTCTCCCCACAGCGTGCCGATTTCGGAAGATGTGAGTCTCATTTGATTTTTATCCACGATATTCACCTCGTGGATATTATTACCGTCAGTTTATCGTTTTATGAATGTATAGGCATAAAGAAGGTTGGAAAAATAAATAAGTTCATTTAATTGTCAGATTTTTTAGGAATCTGGACTCTAGTGAAAAAATCTCTGCGACTTTTTTCCTAAAATTGTAAATAAAAAAGGATTTTTTCCGTTTGTGGTGAAATTATATGGATATAATTCATTCAGGGGGAAACCACCATGAGGCAAAGTCGTCAATATCGCTCACCATATGCGGCCATGTTGTGGTCGCTTGTTTTACCAGGCTTCGGACAGATGTACAATAAAGATTATTTAGTTGGCTTTGTATTAATGGTGTGGGAGATCCTGGTCAATGTAAATTCGCACTTGAATATCGCCTTGTTAAATACCTTTCACGGGGATGCACACTCCGCTCATCAAGTGATTGATTACCAGTGGGGACTTTTTTATCCTTCCATTTATTGCTTCGCCTTATGGCAGGCGTTTAATTCCGCCGTGGTGAACAACAACAGACTAGCAGGAGTAGAGGGGGAGAGGCGGACCTATTTCTCTGGATTTTTCCTCGGAATGGTCGTGGGGATGGATTTCGGCCTCTTCTGGCACGACGCTCACGTTTTGAACTATTTTGCGGCTGCTAAAGTTTGGGACTACCCGGTCTTTAACGGCATCATTCTAGGCCTATTCTTGGGTCTTTTGGGTCATCAACTGGAAAATAAAGTATACCGTAAATACAAACGGAAAATCACACCTAATACATAGATGAGACAAAATATTGGGGACAGTCCCCCAGCGCTTTAATGCGTTACCATTTCGGGGGACAGTCCCTAAAACATTTGCTAATTTCATTTACTCGTCTATTACTCCAATTTACTCGTCAAAATCAGGGAAATACTCGTCAGTTTTCCTTATTTACTCGTCAAAATCATCAAATACTCGTCGCATTCCTAACTTTACTCGCCAACTCCAAAAATGGTCCACCAAATCCTATAATAAAGCCAGACCCCACCCAGAAAAAATATATAAATATTTCACCTTTATTCATAGTTTGTTCATATTTATGGGCTAAGATAATTTCATGCAGCGAAAAGGCATAAGCACCTTTTTCTGACCCCTTAAAAATATATTTGTATTGCGTCCGGCAACCATTTGCCGGATATTTTTTTGTCCTTTTCGGGGGTCAGTCCCCGAACTTAGCTAATATTTTCAATTACCTCTTTATAGAAACCCCCACATATCGACCACTTTGCGACTGATATCGGCCATTTTGACGAAGATATCAGCCACTAGTGGGGATTTATCGGCCGCTTTTCTCCAGATATCGTCCACTTTTCACCCGATATCAACCACTCACCAAAATCCAGCTCAATCCCCACATAAAAAAGCCAGTCCCCGCACTTTGGGACTGGCTCAACTCATTAATCTTTTACGCTTTACCCCGTCGGGGGACAGTCCCCCGACGGAGTAAAGCACAACCGCGCCGGGGGACTGTTCCCTTCGACAAAGAAGCCTACCAGTTTTATAGGATATAAATACTGGATATTCTTCCTTTTTGAAAAATAAATCCTTCAATAGTTCGACAAAATTTATGGTTTATCTACAAGTTCAGTTGGGTAAATCATTTACAATTAATGTATATTGTTGTAGAATTCAAAATTAGAAGATTAAAAGGGAGGGAGAATAAGAAGTTGGAAAGGAAAGCTGGAAAAAGCGCAAACACCGTCGATTTTTCTGAGATTGTGAAAAAGGCTTATGACAAAGGCGTAAACGAGAACGAAATCACCCTTGAAAAACTAATGGAAGAACTAAAAGCAGATTTAAGACAATTAGTCGTCTGCTAATATATATAATAGATACATAAGGCTGTAGGGGAAAACTCTGCAGCCTTTTTCTGTGGGAAAAATGGTTATATTCCACTCTCGTGGGAAAAATAAAGAAAAAGCGCTTGATAAGCGGAGAAAAGGCCTTCAACATCAACAGAATGCGTTAAAATTACCCTTTTTTAATATTTACTACCCAAAGATAGAGCTGACAAGGATATGTATTCGCGAATTGTAGATAGTTATTCGCGGATTTCCCACTTTTATTCGCGAATCTGCATAACTTATTCGCGAATGTATCATCTTTATTCGCGAATCCACGGACTCATCAAGTCTTTGGGCCAACTCAAACGATATATGAGCGAATTCTCATCAATTATGAGCGAATCTCACATTATATGAGCGAATTTCCGTACCTTATGAGCGAATGCGACCCTTTTATGAGCGAATCTAAAAAGAGGTAACTTAAAAGCATTATTGTAAGAGCGATCCGCCAGGTCTATCGGCGAATTTCCGTATTCTATCGGCGAATCCGCCAGGTCTATCGGCGAATTTCCGCACCCAATCGGCGAATCCGCCCAATCTATCGGCGAATTGCAAAATGGAGACTATTTTCAATCCGGCGAAACTACACAATCGCCCAATTCTCGACCGTTATAAGCTAATTAGAGCAACCCTTACGATTTTTCGGAGGAAACCCACCCATGCATATAACCCTAACCGCGATCCTTCTCCTAGCGGCAATCAGGAAAGGGGATTGGCGACATTGGCGTAAATACCATCACACCATTCTATATATTGTAATCTGTAACCTACTCTACAACTTCCTCTGCAGAGACCATCTGCTCTGGAAACAGAACCCGGATCTCTTACCGGAATCCCATGCCATCGTTGATCTCATATATACCTTTATCGCACTCCCTGCGGTGACATTGATTTATCTTACTCATTATCCATTTAAAACATCCAACGGGAAACAAGTGCAGTACATGCTGTGGTGGATCCTGGGCTCACTCGTCGTCGAATACCCTTATTATAAAATGGGCCGACTCCTTCTGCAGCACGGGTACCACTTCTGGATGGAGCCCATTTTCTACACAGCGATGTACACCATGCTACGCCTGCATTTCACCAGGCCGCTTCTTACATACGGAATCTCGACTATTGTTATCGTGTTACTGCTTCAATACTTTCACATACCCGTTAAATAAAAGAGGTTAAATCCAATGTCTAGAGATTACACAGTCATCATTCTAATATGGGTAATAGGAATAATCGCATACCTATTCCTTACACCGAAAAATCGATACCGAAAAGTACTATTTGCCCTTATTCTCTGCCAGGCCTTTGTATGGGTGAGCTCACTGTTGCATGTAAAATATCACCTGCTGGCCTTCCCAGTTCGTGAATTTCCAAAAGCCACCGATGTACTCGTCACAACCGAGTATTTCTTTTACCCACTTCTATCTGGGTTTTATATCATTTCAGAACCAAAGCGATCACCCATCATTCGCTTCCTGTATTTGTCGCTATGGATCTCGGGTCTGACCGTAATGGACGTTATGCTGGAAAAATATACGAACCTCATTGAGTACGTTCATTATGCCTGGTACCTGACCTGGCTGAATTTCTTTTGGATCTTTGTCGTCACGCACCTCATCTACCATTGGTTTTTTAAAGACAAGGCCCATTTCCATGTGGATAGGGAGGCTGTCAAATGAAGCTAGAATGGTGGATATTACTCGCGGTTTGGATCCTAACGATCGGGTTGCTTTTTTTCATCCCAAAAAAGAAAATTCGCCTAGCCCTAACCGCCTTCTTATTCAAACAAGGAATCACGTGGATCTTTGGGCTAGCGGTGGTCCAGTACGGGCTCCTGTCCTACCCTGTACGGCTATTTGCCGACGTCAATCGCTCAAGCTTTACCTATGAGTTTTTCGTCTATCCGGCCGTTTGTGCAATCTTCAATGTATTCTACCCGTACACTCGGAGCAAGCTCATCCAGTTCCTATACTATTGTGCTTACTGCACCGCACTGACCGTACCAGAAATTTTTCTCGAAAAATATACCGATCTAATCCACTACCTGAACTGGGCCTGGTACTGGACATGGATTACACTGTTCCTCACCTTTGCCATGACAAGGTGGTTTTGCGTATGGTTTTTCAAGGGAATGGAAAAAGAGATGGACGAAAGTGCAATACACCAAGAGTAGGGTGTTGTATAATTATGGTATAAATCCATAATGATGGAGGGGCCCTATGGGAGACTTACGGTTTGGCCTATTTGCACTTTTTCCGATTGTATTGTATTTGACCATTCTCGGATTCACGATTTATTTCATCGTCCGGACACTGCGATTCATGAACGACAAAACAAGATTAGACCTAGAGAGAAACGCTAAGTTGGATGAGCTAATTAAGGCGGTCCAAGCGAACACCAAAGAACAATAGAAGACGGGGAACTGCCTTCAAAGCAGCTCCTTTCTAATAAGGGGAAGTAACATGAGTTGGAAAAACGATCGAATCGGCGCGGCCAATAGAGGGGAAAATCCCATGGTCCTAGCGCGAATGAAAAGCGGGTTCGCCGTCATCGGCGATACGCAGTTCCTGCCCGGATACTGCGTACTCTTACCATCCAAGGGAGTGAACACCCTAAATGACCTAACCTACAAGCAGCGCACCGACTACTTACTGGATATGAGCCTAATAGGGGACGCGATCCAGGAAGTCTGCCAGCCGAGAAGAATCAACTTCTCCATCTATGGAAATACAGATGCCTTCCTTCATGCGCATATCTTCCCACGTTACGACTGGGAGCCCGAGGAAAGAAAGCCCTATCCTGTATGGCAATACTCACCTGACATGTGGCGGGATAGCCAGTATCAGTATCGGGAGGAAGCCCACCGGGAACTAAAGGAAAAACTAAGC from Bacillus sp. SLBN-46 encodes:
- the crcB gene encoding fluoride efflux transporter CrcB, with protein sequence MNFILVGIAGIIGATLRYLLGVYFSQWWLNDFPLATFVTNVVGSFLLGWFTHFLPRFKSLHPHVITAMGTGLIGSFTTFSTFSVETVHLIDASKWGTAILYVLLSLWGGLLFSWLGYRLGLKKDAAVGGGVRS
- the crcB gene encoding fluoride efflux transporter CrcB, with the translated sequence MITNILWVAFGGFFGAMSRYGVGLVIKKKYPSDFPFATLFVNLLGSFLLGLIMGAHTDTTLRLLLGTGFMGAFTTFSTFKLENIQLRAKGKIRIAVLYLAISYTCGILLAYLGIWLGSK
- a CDS encoding LysM peptidoglycan-binding domain-containing protein, with the protein product MKKTIVRTLSTAALFSTLFAGSALADTYQVQKGDSLSKIASKYHTSVSGLKTLNGLKSDMIYVNQVLKVSNEPIAVQAPKTTTYTVVSGDALIKIANRYNVTVDELKQWNNLDNTIIYVGQVLKVSAPGTGTVSVPKPAPTQTPKPAPTSAPKSSPAPATQGATNVYTIKSGDSLSKIGVQFKMTVAQLKTLNNLKSDMIYVGQKLKVTGAVSTPTKPPATTPPVVTQPSTTSEYVIKSGDTLGKIAVQTGMSVQDLKSLNGLTSDMIYVGQKLKVKGGKVSSAPAPAPSSDFATNMVNTAKSLMGIKYVWGGSSLSGFDCSGFIYYVANQAGKQIGRYSAEGFYSRAYYVDQPKAGDLVFFENTYKKGISHVGIYLGGDQFIHADEAHGIMISTLKSPYYTAHLDGFKRFY
- a CDS encoding DUF3231 family protein; this encodes MRLTSSEIGTLWGEYVNGTMTDTVNRYMVTIIEDADIKAVFEDAILTFAKQKKQLVTFTENEGFPLPVGFTETDLNKGAERLFTDIFCLNYLHVMTLHGLLGHTTSLGVSVRKDLREFYDSCDNDAKRMYHQTIELLLEKGSFQRDPMFYPNKQTEFIYSKDFTDGFFGKGRRLTATEIISISFNLKKSIMAKTLAIAFGQVAQNKLVREFLTDTEKTSDDQIKMFTKIMQADNLPVPKSWETEVTTSTNSPFSDKLMMYHIGFLFQAAQAYHGTGLASAMRSDLVVAFEGVILKNILVTKKWFNIMVKYGWLEQPPLAPNREELSKEN
- a CDS encoding CBO0543 family protein — translated: MHITLTAILLLAAIRKGDWRHWRKYHHTILYIVICNLLYNFLCRDHLLWKQNPDLLPESHAIVDLIYTFIALPAVTLIYLTHYPFKTSNGKQVQYMLWWILGSLVVEYPYYKMGRLLLQHGYHFWMEPIFYTAMYTMLRLHFTRPLLTYGISTIVIVLLLQYFHIPVK
- a CDS encoding CBO0543 family protein is translated as MSRDYTVIILIWVIGIIAYLFLTPKNRYRKVLFALILCQAFVWVSSLLHVKYHLLAFPVREFPKATDVLVTTEYFFYPLLSGFYIISEPKRSPIIRFLYLSLWISGLTVMDVMLEKYTNLIEYVHYAWYLTWLNFFWIFVVTHLIYHWFFKDKAHFHVDREAVK
- a CDS encoding CBO0543 family protein — translated: MKLEWWILLAVWILTIGLLFFIPKKKIRLALTAFLFKQGITWIFGLAVVQYGLLSYPVRLFADVNRSSFTYEFFVYPAVCAIFNVFYPYTRSKLIQFLYYCAYCTALTVPEIFLEKYTDLIHYLNWAWYWTWITLFLTFAMTRWFCVWFFKGMEKEMDESAIHQE